One region of Rhodocaloribacter litoris genomic DNA includes:
- a CDS encoding caspase family protein — protein sequence MCAPRACLIVACLTTLLLAAPPADAQRFRTDNAEVTLHLTNATGAPVQVYWLNFSGEEQDYGVLEPDMTWQQGTFATHEWRFRQEGRLLMTYVATDEPRQHVTVRTAPLRELKPPAFVARPPYPSIERGDNEVRLPYRPLTLWTRQPVYDLDRNPAFSVTFDALLDDPRQELIIAFSENRIPWGIPGADALTLRASPSDQDFWFRTNFYEGWLDAWLNFESGEEVMRAGQWQHYELILTGTTFKVMIDGRQVAEASLRRANIPRSGHVGLVVFGHEALGGTTIAFRNVAVSDHFGDALVETAPAPALVRDAPVPLPLDRLEALPAVAGIEATADGFSLPYRPLYLWTGRPVYDLDAAAAFTLAFEARLDDPRQELIVAFSESRRPWGDPEADALTFRTAPTDQGFWFRTGFYAEGLDAWLDFEEGEEIVRAGQWQHYEVTLTPRAVAVSVDGRPVAQASLEGTPLAPRGYAGFVVYGNEALDGTRLAFRNVRYVTAREADLAVVSPGPPLPEDEPEVDPDEPPEDPAPLDLTGAEPPQPVAVTFVNTASAPLDLFWVDEAGVEHEYGVVPKDSIRVQETLPTHTWRLKLLDELIDTYEAGTGASQVHLIKPPPPDLLARATATRDFESETTRDDAVDPAAVGKYYAFVIGVQDYTSDAINDLTYPLQDAQNLINTLTEHFTFEQEDIVFLKNPKKDDIMNELDRLAQTVTARDNLLIFYAGHGTWDDRMEQGFWLPADAEKERRSKWVSNNTLQTYLKGIPARHTLLISDACFSGGIFRTRDAFSTADRAIRELYKIPSRQAMTSGTLTVVPDKSIFVHYLLKTLRESDAAFLTARAVFDRLQEPVISNAPPELQATVPQYGVVQGTGHEGGEFVFIRRQ from the coding sequence ATGTGCGCTCCCCGTGCCTGCCTCATCGTCGCCTGCCTGACCACGTTGCTGCTGGCGGCGCCTCCCGCCGACGCCCAGCGCTTCCGGACCGATAACGCCGAGGTCACGCTCCACCTCACGAACGCCACCGGGGCCCCCGTCCAGGTCTACTGGCTCAACTTCTCCGGCGAGGAACAGGATTACGGCGTGCTGGAGCCGGACATGACGTGGCAACAGGGCACCTTTGCCACCCACGAATGGCGCTTCCGGCAGGAGGGCCGCCTGCTGATGACCTACGTGGCCACCGACGAGCCCCGGCAACACGTGACCGTCCGCACCGCACCCCTGCGGGAGCTGAAGCCGCCGGCCTTCGTGGCCCGTCCCCCCTACCCGTCCATCGAACGCGGCGATAACGAAGTCCGGCTCCCCTATCGCCCGCTGACCCTGTGGACCCGGCAGCCCGTCTACGACCTCGACCGCAACCCCGCCTTCTCCGTCACCTTCGACGCCCTCCTCGACGATCCCCGCCAGGAACTCATCATTGCCTTCTCCGAGAACCGTATCCCGTGGGGCATCCCCGGCGCCGACGCCCTCACCCTGCGGGCCTCCCCCTCCGACCAGGACTTCTGGTTCCGCACCAATTTCTACGAAGGCTGGCTGGACGCCTGGCTCAACTTCGAGAGCGGCGAGGAGGTGATGCGGGCCGGCCAGTGGCAACACTACGAGCTGATCCTGACCGGCACCACGTTCAAGGTGATGATCGACGGCCGGCAGGTGGCCGAGGCCAGCCTGCGCCGTGCCAACATCCCGCGCAGCGGCCACGTGGGCCTCGTCGTCTTCGGCCACGAAGCGCTGGGCGGCACGACGATCGCGTTCCGCAACGTCGCCGTGTCCGACCACTTCGGCGACGCCCTGGTGGAGACGGCCCCCGCGCCGGCCCTCGTGCGCGACGCCCCGGTTCCCCTGCCCCTCGACCGGCTCGAAGCCCTACCCGCCGTCGCCGGCATCGAGGCCACGGCCGACGGCTTCAGCCTCCCCTACCGCCCCCTGTACCTCTGGACCGGGAGACCCGTGTATGACCTCGACGCGGCCGCCGCGTTCACGCTGGCCTTCGAGGCCCGGCTGGACGATCCCCGCCAGGAGCTCATCGTCGCCTTCTCCGAGAGCCGTCGGCCCTGGGGCGACCCCGAGGCCGATGCCCTCACCTTCCGCACCGCCCCCACCGACCAGGGCTTCTGGTTCCGCACCGGCTTCTATGCCGAGGGCCTCGACGCCTGGCTCGACTTCGAGGAAGGCGAGGAGATCGTCCGTGCCGGCCAGTGGCAGCACTACGAGGTGACCCTCACCCCCCGCGCCGTGGCCGTTTCCGTCGACGGGCGGCCGGTGGCGCAGGCCAGCCTGGAAGGCACCCCGCTCGCCCCGCGCGGATATGCCGGCTTCGTCGTCTACGGCAACGAGGCGCTGGACGGCACCCGCCTGGCCTTCCGCAACGTGCGCTACGTCACCGCCCGCGAAGCCGATCTGGCCGTTGTCAGCCCCGGCCCGCCCCTGCCCGAAGACGAACCCGAAGTGGACCCCGACGAGCCGCCCGAGGACCCGGCCCCCCTCGACCTGACCGGCGCCGAGCCGCCCCAGCCCGTGGCCGTCACGTTCGTCAACACCGCCAGTGCCCCCCTCGACCTGTTCTGGGTGGATGAGGCCGGCGTGGAGCACGAGTATGGCGTCGTCCCGAAAGACTCGATCCGGGTGCAGGAGACCCTGCCCACCCACACCTGGCGGCTCAAGCTCCTCGACGAACTCATCGACACCTACGAAGCCGGTACCGGGGCTTCCCAGGTCCATCTGATCAAGCCGCCCCCGCCCGACCTCCTAGCCCGCGCCACCGCTACCCGCGACTTCGAGTCCGAGACGACCCGGGACGACGCCGTCGATCCCGCCGCCGTTGGCAAGTACTACGCCTTCGTCATCGGCGTGCAGGACTATACCTCCGACGCGATCAACGACCTCACCTACCCGCTGCAGGACGCGCAGAACCTCATCAACACCCTGACCGAACACTTTACCTTCGAGCAGGAGGACATCGTCTTCCTGAAGAACCCGAAGAAAGACGACATCATGAACGAGCTGGACCGGCTGGCCCAGACGGTGACCGCCCGGGACAACCTCCTCATCTTCTACGCCGGGCACGGCACCTGGGATGACCGGATGGAGCAGGGCTTCTGGCTGCCGGCCGACGCCGAGAAGGAGCGGCGCTCCAAGTGGGTCTCGAACAACACCCTGCAGACCTACCTCAAGGGCATCCCTGCCCGGCACACGCTGCTCATCTCCGACGCCTGCTTCAGCGGCGGCATCTTCCGCACGCGTGACGCCTTCAGCACCGCCGACCGGGCCATCCGCGAGCTCTACAAGATCCCCAGCCGCCAGGCCATGACCAGCGGCACGTTGACCGTGGTGCCCGACAAGAGCATCTTCGTGCACTACCTGCTCAAGACGCTGCGCGAGAGCGACGCCGCCTTCCTCACGGCCCGGGCCGTTTTCGACCGCCTGCAGGAGCCCGTCATCAGCAATGCGCCGCCGGAGTTGCAGGCCACCGTCCCGCAGTACGGGGTGGTGCAGGGGACCGGGCACGAAGGCGGGGAGTTCGTGTTCATCCGTCGCCAGTGA
- a CDS encoding caspase family protein: MSPRPALSTLLLGLLLAGCVPGETPSPQAAPTTATTFASEHPETPPLPDSTPSTPLQAPAACAPGGNGARAVRAPDGSPTRLALLVGIDAYPNLSRFSQLKGAVNDVARMQAMLTTRFDFPPENVWTLCDGDATRKGILDAFEHHLIARSRPGDIVVFHYSGHGSMLPDASGDELDGLDETLVPSDSDRHGARDIRDDEIQALLGRLPEGVHLTLIFDSCHSGTATRDLEGGRPRRLDRDSLLQAAGTRSLAGADAATLDAPVRDYVLISGARADQQAKELKDRPNGALTYYLTETLSRADSALTYTDLMDVVRGRVNEQFANQTPQLEGTGRERYAFSDASSLAEPHLLVKPLPDGRARLQAGAVHGMTAGSRFDVYPPGTKRFAPPAEPIASLRLTHVDAFTSEAEVLSAPPDGLPEAARAVEREHRYPELHMQLRYEGLAASPTLQAVRQRLDALPHIQAVAEDADTYHLRLYEHEGRIHVRQDEVVFSTPVPLDEADAVDHVVRQVSQWARWFNVLALEAADDRAQVVLHLRFDDPNHDGSRPWNDVSEGATMFYSFENRTEKDLYITGVALFATGKIQPFYPFPPGAGERLKAGQKSDEFRIRNLKLPEGDDRPYTRDVLKVFATTAPVDLSSLMQEGIRGEDPTGRLAEDPLGLLLLQATGNTTRDFTPEEVGDWFTAQTAYVVRRR, encoded by the coding sequence ATGTCTCCTCGTCCCGCCCTCTCGACCCTGCTCCTCGGGCTCCTCCTCGCCGGCTGCGTCCCGGGCGAGACGCCGTCCCCGCAAGCCGCCCCGACGACGGCCACCACCTTCGCTTCGGAACACCCGGAGACACCCCCGCTCCCCGATTCGACGCCGTCAACGCCTCTCCAGGCTCCGGCCGCCTGTGCGCCGGGCGGCAACGGCGCGAGGGCAGTCCGCGCCCCCGACGGCAGTCCCACCCGGCTGGCCCTGCTCGTGGGGATCGACGCCTACCCCAACCTGTCCCGCTTCTCCCAGTTGAAGGGAGCCGTCAACGACGTGGCACGGATGCAGGCGATGCTCACCACCCGGTTCGACTTTCCCCCGGAGAACGTGTGGACGCTCTGCGACGGGGACGCCACGCGCAAGGGCATCCTCGACGCCTTCGAGCACCACCTGATTGCCCGGTCCCGCCCCGGCGACATCGTCGTCTTCCACTACAGCGGCCACGGGTCGATGCTTCCCGACGCCTCCGGCGACGAGCTCGACGGGCTCGACGAGACGCTCGTCCCCAGCGACAGCGACCGGCACGGCGCCCGCGACATCCGGGACGACGAGATCCAGGCGTTGCTGGGCCGGCTGCCCGAGGGGGTGCACCTGACCCTCATCTTCGACAGTTGCCACTCCGGCACCGCCACCCGCGACCTCGAAGGGGGACGCCCCCGCCGCCTCGACCGGGACAGCCTGCTGCAGGCCGCCGGCACGCGGAGCCTGGCCGGCGCCGACGCCGCCACCCTGGACGCTCCCGTCCGCGACTACGTGCTCATCTCCGGTGCCCGGGCCGACCAGCAGGCCAAGGAGCTGAAGGACCGGCCCAACGGGGCCCTCACCTACTACCTCACCGAGACGCTGAGCCGCGCCGACTCGGCCCTCACCTATACCGACCTGATGGATGTGGTGCGGGGCCGGGTCAACGAGCAGTTCGCCAACCAGACGCCCCAGCTGGAGGGCACCGGGCGGGAACGCTATGCCTTCAGCGACGCCTCCAGCCTGGCCGAGCCGCATCTGCTGGTGAAGCCCCTCCCCGACGGCCGGGCCCGCCTGCAGGCCGGGGCCGTGCACGGCATGACCGCCGGCTCCCGGTTCGACGTCTACCCGCCCGGCACCAAGCGGTTTGCGCCCCCGGCCGAGCCCATCGCCTCGCTCCGGCTGACCCACGTCGACGCCTTCACCTCCGAGGCCGAGGTCCTCTCCGCCCCGCCGGACGGCCTGCCCGAGGCGGCGCGGGCCGTAGAACGGGAGCACCGCTACCCCGAGCTGCACATGCAGCTGCGCTACGAAGGGCTGGCGGCCTCGCCCACCCTGCAGGCCGTCAGGCAGCGGCTGGACGCCCTGCCCCACATCCAGGCCGTCGCCGAAGACGCCGACACCTACCACCTGCGCCTCTACGAACACGAGGGCCGGATCCACGTCCGCCAGGATGAGGTGGTCTTCTCCACGCCCGTCCCCCTCGACGAAGCCGACGCCGTGGACCACGTCGTTCGCCAGGTCAGCCAGTGGGCACGGTGGTTCAACGTGCTGGCCCTCGAAGCCGCCGACGACCGCGCCCAGGTGGTGCTGCACCTGCGCTTCGACGACCCCAACCACGACGGCAGCCGCCCGTGGAACGACGTCTCGGAAGGCGCCACGATGTTCTATTCGTTCGAGAACCGGACCGAAAAGGACCTCTACATCACCGGCGTGGCCCTCTTTGCCACCGGCAAGATCCAGCCGTTCTACCCGTTCCCGCCCGGCGCCGGCGAGCGCCTCAAGGCCGGGCAGAAGAGCGACGAGTTCCGCATCCGCAACCTGAAGCTACCCGAGGGGGACGACCGCCCCTACACCCGCGACGTCCTGAAGGTGTTTGCCACCACCGCCCCCGTCGACCTCAGCAGCCTGATGCAGGAGGGAATCCGGGGAGAGGATCCCACCGGCCGGCTGGCCGAAGATCCCCTCGGCCTCTTGCTGCTGCAGGCCACCGGCAACACCACCCGCGACTTCACCCCGGAGGAGGTGGGCGACTGGTTCACCGCCCAGACGGCCTACGTCGTCCGCCGCCGCTGA
- a CDS encoding SWIM zinc finger family protein, whose translation MIQTHATGDSIERGRAYFQAGAVRSLRRAGPDVVEAYVRGGAPTPYTVRLRHDERGLVEARCTCPYHAGAWCKHIVAVALACLHERGAEPVMARLEALDRAALVQLVGRLVEDDPLLAERVKAEAERLLRGD comes from the coding sequence ATGATCCAGACCCACGCGACCGGAGATTCCATCGAACGGGGGCGGGCATACTTTCAGGCAGGGGCGGTACGGTCGCTGCGGCGGGCGGGGCCGGATGTGGTCGAGGCGTACGTGCGGGGCGGCGCACCGACGCCCTATACGGTTCGCCTGCGGCACGACGAGCGCGGCCTCGTGGAAGCCCGGTGCACCTGTCCTTATCATGCAGGGGCCTGGTGCAAGCACATCGTGGCCGTGGCCCTGGCGTGCCTGCACGAAAGAGGGGCGGAACCGGTCATGGCACGGCTCGAAGCGCTGGACCGGGCGGCGCTGGTGCAGCTCGTCGGGCGTCTGGTCGAGGACGACCCGCTGCTGGCCGAGCGGGTGAAGGCCGAGGCGGAACGGCTCCTGCGTGGCGACTAG